The Rosa rugosa chromosome 1, drRosRugo1.1, whole genome shotgun sequence genomic sequence TTCATCGACCAGCTCAGGGCCGTTTTCCCGGACATGGATAATCAGGTTGATCTTTCTTAAATTATAGTAGGGGCATGATTTGTAGTTCAATTCCGTGTTAATCATAGTTCCatgtttgtttttcatttcCTTGGTGTGTGCCATATATTTGATACAACCAACAGCACATATTTTCCTTTGCTTGACAGAGATTTTCCTATGCCATATGTACTGGGTTAAGATGATAACTGACCATTTTTGTATCGATATTTTTAGCTTCTGGAGAGAGCACTTGAAGAATGCGGTGATGATTTGGATTCAGCTATCAGAAGTTTGAATGAGCTGCGCTTAAGTTCTGCTGCAAATAAATCCGGTGTAGCATCAGAAGCAAATGTGCAACCCCAGGCACAAGGTATGAATAGGTTCTTTTTTTGACGGTGTTGAATTTGGGCCTCACGGATGGATGTAACCCATATTGCTTATATATGTTTTTGGTTGGTTGCAGTACAATATTGGGAGAGTTAATTTTGTTGTCTTTGTTATGTAACATTTATTTTTCATCTTGCACAAAGAACCAGactgattttcttcatgacaGTCAGTTTGTGCTCATCTTGATACCAGTTTTCACACTAAATGAGTCTTATTATTTGTTTCAGGTGCATTAGCAACAAATGGAGAAGTTTCTGGTAATGATGATCTATCAGGACAAAATAACCTGCCCACGCAAGGAGCCGACTGGGTGGAGCTCTTTGTTAGAGAGATGATGAGTGCCTCCAACATGGATGATGCTAAAGCCCGTGCTTCAAGTGTGCTTGAGGTCTTGGAGAAATCCATCTGCTCACGTGCATCCACAGAGGCAGCCCAAAGCTTTCACCAGGTTTGACGTCTTCCAAGCACTTTTATACATGTTCTCTGTTAGTTCTTATTATTTCACTCTTCCCATTCCGTTTACTTCTAAATTTGAGGGTGTAACACTGTAAATTATGATTTGTGTTGATGTAGGAAAATTTGATGCTGAAGGAACAAATGGAAGCTCTTATTCAGGAAAATACAATCCTGAAGCGAGCTGTATCCACTCAGCATGAACGTCAAAAAGAGTATGAAGATAGAGGCCAGGAATTGGAGCATCTGAAGCAAGTGGTGGCCCAGTACCAGGAACAACTGAGAACTCTTGAGGTTGAGCTTTATACATTGTTATATATGGGTGGAAGTTTGGGCTTTCTCTCTGTTTCAATTACAGGAATGTTATTATCTCACTTTTCCTCCCCACGGGGAAAAGAACATTTCCTCTGTTTTATAAAAGCTTGCACATACATGATTCCCTTGCTACCTTGTTCATTTGGATTTGCTTCTTGATTCTTCGTAGTCATTGCTTGCTTGAACTATACTGCTGCTTTATGAGTTCCGTGTATTCTGATTACTATTGTTTAATGTTTTGGTACCTCAACAGGTGAACAACTATGCACTTACGATGCACCTGAAGCAAGCTCAGCAAAGCAGCTCCATTCCGGGGCGATTTCACCCTGATGTGTTCTAAATAGAAAAGAAGATTAATTGAAATGGCTTTGCCGATAGATTATCTGCTTTGGTATGGTGCTGCTATTTATATGAAGGCACTTCATTCTGTATTATGCCGTGTTATCTGGACAACGGCTATGTAGCGGCTTTCTTCTCTACTGATGAAGACACGGATAGAGTTTCATTCAAATACAATGTCAAGGATTTGTTCTCGTTGCCATTTGGCCCATCACTGCGTTTAATTTggagtaactttcatatttgttttctagtttataGAGTAACATTAGTAATTCAATTGTATCTCCTTTATACTTCAATGGAGGAAATTTATGCTTTTAGTTCCTGTCAATATTGTCGAATGTCTCGGGATGAACTCTTGTACATTCCATCTCTCCTCTTTAATACATCATTACCAACCTCtaatgcagatgagtttgatCTTGTTAATTTCTTATATTACCTTTTGACTGGCATCCTTTTATGTTGGCTGCCCTGTAACTGCACAAGCTTGGCTTTTTCTGTGGAAAACTTCATTAATCAATACAAAGGCTATTGTTTTAGGATGGATGACTGCATTTTCTCTGTATTACTTGGTAGTTTCAGAAAGTGTTGGTCTAGGGACCCAAAGACCTAGCTTTTGCTTTGGCTTTTgcttttgccttttttttttttttttttttccttctcttcaaGGCAAATGCCAGCAAAGATGCTGGGTTTATTTATTTGCCATGAAATTTGAAGTTGAGCACATGCATTTACAATTTTACAGAGAAGTACAAACCTAGAGATGGGTTGCTGGGATAGGCttaaaatgaataaatttctgACGAGTTGGTCTGTCACTGTACATACAGAACATAAATTGCTCAAACTAGTTGGTAAGCcttaaattaaagagttaagcATTATTAAGGTAGACTGAATAGAACCATATTCATAGTACCGCATAAGATTGGAGATCATACAGCaagaggcaaaaaaaaaaaaaaaaaaaaaatacatttctAAAAACTATAGAGGCATCTACCATGATAGTTTGCCGGCCATGAAAagttaaaataaaatttaaaggaaaaaaaactagCTAGTGGGTTGTAGGTTAGAGAGGATTGTGACTCTTGGCCATTTCATTGCTTCTAGTTTCTGCAGGGAAGCTTGTGAATTTTGATGAACCAGAACAGAACAGTTTCTTGTTTACTATACAACAATGGTGTGTGTGATTAATTGGACTTGGAACAAGTGCCTTACTTAATCAAAAAGCTGTGAGAAGCCTCCCacctttcatcatcatcttgaaCTCATCAAAATTAACCATACCATCTCCATCCTTATCAACCTTCTTCACCATTTCCTTACAAGCCTCAACTCTATTCCCTTCTCTCAAACCCAAAGAGCACAAAACCACCCCCAATTCCTCCACAGAAATCAACCCATCTTTATCCTTGTCGAACACACCAAAAGCCTCCCTCAGTTCCTCCTCTTGGTCCACCTCACCAGCTTCATTCCCATCTTCTCCTCCATTAACAATAGACTGACCCTGGCAGAGCAAACAGAACTCGGAAAAGTCGATCAGCCCGTCTCCGTTTGCGTCCACTTTGTTCACCATTTCTTCGACTTCCTCATCACTCATGAAGACCCTGATATTCTTCAGCGACTCCTTCAGCTCCTGCTTGGTTATAAACCCATCACTGTTCTTGTCAAAGGTGGCAAACACTCGCTTCAGCTCTGGATCCTCCTCCCTTCTTGTTGTTATCACTGACCTAACATTCTTCGCGACTTCTTTCTTCGTTGCAGTCGAATCAGAAGCCGTTTCGACTGGAAAGAAAGACTGAAACCATGCAAGAAGCTTGCGGTTGGGGAAATATATAAAGAAGGCAGCAAGAAATAGAACTACCAGCAACAATAAGGTGGTGAACAccatttttttcttccttccttctttgacTTTGATAAGGAaggagggaggaagaagaagaagaagaagaagaagaagaagagtgtgGGCAAAGGGGTAGGGTTTTGTCTTCTTTAATAAAAATCTAAGTGTTTGTGAGATCAAAAGGGTTCTTGAGCACTCATCACTCAATTGTGGTTAACGCGGTTTTTGGTGGGAGGGTTTTGATCCCACAAACCGCGTGATCTGAAACATAAACTATATATGAATGTGGAAAATTATTAttcatacaattttttttttttttgtaaataattaatttACTGTAAATAATATATAGCATGTGAGGACTAAGATTAAAAAATATTTGCAAAGTTGACTTGCAGAGAGGCAAGCCTAAACAGTAAAGTCCAAGGCATTGTTTTGATGAATAATAGGGGGCTCTTGTTTTAGTCTTCTTGGTCTCTTCGGAAAGAAGATgactttcttttttgtttatgaCTAGCTATGGAGCCTATGGGCATCTCAATCATGCTTGTTGAAGATTGTTGCCTAGTCTTTTGTTCATCTTGTTACATAACGTGTTCGATCTGCATATTCTGATATTCCTATTTAGGGTTTACAATATATAGGCTTAGCTCTAAGATTTTTCTTGTGCTTATATTTTCTTACGACCTAGTTGTTTGTTGTTTAGCTAATTTGCTTCTACATACTCATTTGAAATACGTAACTTGTATAATTGAATATT encodes the following:
- the LOC133709838 gene encoding uncharacterized protein LOC133709838; translated protein: MSAVVCGKRSSIFEEQLPSSTSSSPPVSSKRIRFSSSSSSPVRFSPPSTTSFRSSFIDQLRAVFPDMDNQLLERALEECGDDLDSAIRSLNELRLSSAANKSGVASEANVQPQAQGALATNGEVSGNDDLSGQNNLPTQGADWVELFVREMMSASNMDDAKARASSVLEVLEKSICSRASTEAAQSFHQENLMLKEQMEALIQENTILKRAVSTQHERQKEYEDRGQELEHLKQVVAQYQEQLRTLEVNNYALTMHLKQAQQSSSIPGRFHPDVF
- the LOC133709846 gene encoding calmodulin-like protein 3; amino-acid sequence: MVFTTLLLLVVLFLAAFFIYFPNRKLLAWFQSFFPVETASDSTATKKEVAKNVRSVITTRREEDPELKRVFATFDKNSDGFITKQELKESLKNIRVFMSDEEVEEMVNKVDANGDGLIDFSEFCLLCQGQSIVNGGEDGNEAGEVDQEEELREAFGVFDKDKDGLISVEELGVVLCSLGLREGNRVEACKEMVKKVDKDGDGMVNFDEFKMMMKGGRLLTAF